The DNA sequence CATAATTGCGAACTGAATGTGCGGATGACCATTCAGAGCAATGAGGCGATCAAGCACATGGTTATGGCAGGCATGGGGGTGTCGATTCTCTCTGAGCACACACTCACTTTCGGCGGCAGTGCCGGCCTGTCAGTTCTGAAGGTGGATAAACTGCCAATTCATACCAACTGGTATATGGCCAACATGAAAACCCGCCATGAGTCTCCAGTGGCAAGGGCTCTGCTGGATTACGTTATGCAAAACCAAGAGTCACTGTTGCTGGAAGGATTGGATTAGGGTGGGACTGTAATGACCAGCTTTATTGCTGCTTGCGCGAAACTGCAATGACCGCCACCAGGGACATAACAGCAATCAGCAGGATCGGCCAGCTGCCTAATGTTCCAAATGGCGTGGTGCCTGCTCTTGGGGTTACCTTTCCACTTAACATTCCGCTGGTAAATTGCGGCAAGGTGTCGGTGAGGTTTCCACGGTGGTCCACCAGCGCGGTAATACCATCGTTGGTGGCGCGAATCAGCGGTTTGCCATTTTCCAGTGCCCTCATTTGCGCCATGCTCAGGTGTTGCAGGGGGCCGAGTGAATCGCCAAACCAGGTATCGTTACTTACGGTAAGCAGCAGTTCAGCCTCTTTGCCAACCTGGCGAACCAGCTCGGGATAGGCAATTTCGTAGCAGATAGCGGTGCCAACCGGATGGCCCTGGGCGATCAAAAGCGGTTGATCAGGTGACCCCGATGCAAACTCCGACATCGGCAGATTGAAAAAGTCGATCAGGCCACGCAGCAGGGAATCCATGGGCAGATATTCACCAAACGGTACCAGGTGTTGTTTGCGATATTCGCCGCTCGCCTCGCCGAGGGTTGTAACCGTGTTGTAGTAGCGATCAGTAGTAAAGTCGAAACTGGGCAAGCCAATGATCATGCCAGCACCACGATGGCGAGCATTGGCATCCAACTGCGCCAGCAGTGGTTCCAGCCGGTGTTTGAGCTGCGGTATGGCCGCTTCCGGCCAGATGATCAGGTCGTTGCCCCACAGCACCTCATTGTATTCGAGGTTATCGCTGATGATTTTGTTCAGGTGAGCCGTATCCCAGCGCTGCTGCTGGGCAATATTGGGCTGCAGCAGTCCTACACTGATGGAATGTTCACTGGGCTGGGTCCAGTTGACCTGGTTGAGCCCAAACCCTCCCAGCCAGAACATAATTGTGACAGCGATGGCGACGGGGTAAAGACGGCTTCCTTTGGCTGCTTTACGCAGAGCTATCGCAGCCCCGCAAAACGCGATAATCCAGCTGATTCCCCACACGCCAGTTACCGGCGCCCAGCCAGCGAGCCAAGTTTCGAGATGGCCGTAGCCAAGAAATACCCAGGGAAAGCCGGTCAGTATCCAGCTCATGCCCCACTCCGACAGCACCCATACGGCGGGAAAGCCCAGCAGGCGAGCCAGATTGCTTTGTTGGCAGAAGCGTCCGTAAAGCCAGAATGGCAGGGCAAAAATTACTGCCAGTGCAGAGACAAAAATACCGGTGAGCAGCAGCGCCAGTGGCACGGATGCGTTACCGTAAACGTGGATACTGACATAAACCCAGGACGCGCCCACCGCAAACATCGCAAAGCCGAACAAAGCACTGAGCCAATAGGCCTGTTTTCCGTTGCTGCGTTGCAGTAGCAGTGCCAGCAGGGTGCAGCTGGCAATACCGACCGGCCAGTAAAACCAGGGAGCGAGGGAGAGTGGCAATGCCGCTCCGGCAATCAGGGCCAGAGCGGGGCGAAGCAATTTATTCGCCCAAGCGGGAGCGGCGTTCATGGCAGTTCCGTTGGTTATTTTTGTTAGTTGCACA is a window from the Porticoccaceae bacterium LTM1 genome containing:
- the lnt gene encoding apolipoprotein N-acyltransferase, with the protein product MNAAPAWANKLLRPALALIAGAALPLSLAPWFYWPVGIASCTLLALLLQRSNGKQAYWLSALFGFAMFAVGASWVYVSIHVYGNASVPLALLLTGIFVSALAVIFALPFWLYGRFCQQSNLARLLGFPAVWVLSEWGMSWILTGFPWVFLGYGHLETWLAGWAPVTGVWGISWIIAFCGAAIALRKAAKGSRLYPVAIAVTIMFWLGGFGLNQVNWTQPSEHSISVGLLQPNIAQQQRWDTAHLNKIISDNLEYNEVLWGNDLIIWPEAAIPQLKHRLEPLLAQLDANARHRGAGMIIGLPSFDFTTDRYYNTVTTLGEASGEYRKQHLVPFGEYLPMDSLLRGLIDFFNLPMSEFASGSPDQPLLIAQGHPVGTAICYEIAYPELVRQVGKEAELLLTVSNDTWFGDSLGPLQHLSMAQMRALENGKPLIRATNDGITALVDHRGNLTDTLPQFTSGMLSGKVTPRAGTTPFGTLGSWPILLIAVMSLVAVIAVSRKQQ